The Halomonas sp. 'Soap Lake #6' genomic sequence TTGATAGACTGCACGCGCGGTAAACGGAAATCCCACTCATAGTCGGGATAGAGGAAGGGGTTTACGAAGCCACCGGAAGCACCGTCGATATGCATCGGTACGTTGTGTCCCGTACGTTTCTCATAGTCGTCCAGCCAGTCATGAATTTCCTGAATATCGTCGTCTTCGCCCGTAAAGGTCTGCCCGGCGATGGCCACCACGGCGATCGTATTCTCATCGACCAGTTCCTCCAGATGTTCGGTCGTCAGCCGGTAGTTTCCAGGCTTTAGCGGCGCAATCCGCGGTTCAACGTCGAAATAACGCAAGAACTTCTTCCAAACGATCTGTACGTTGCCACCAGTGACCAAATTTGGACGAGACCCATCCTTACCGGCCGCTTCACGCCCCTGGCGCCAGTTCCATTTGTGGGCAAGTCCAGCCAGCATGCAGGCTTCCGATGAGCCGACGGTTGCTGTCCCATAGGGTTCAGCCTCCTTCGGTCCATTCCACAGCTCGTGCAACCACCTCACCATGCGGTTCTCCATGGCAAAAAGCTGCGGGTACATGTCGTGATCAATGTGGTTCTTAAGAAAGTTCCTTTTCAGAACCTCCAGCGCTTCGGGTTCGGTAAAGGTGGTGACAAAAGAGGAGAGGTTCATCGTCGGCTGGGCGTCGGTCCAGGCCTCGGAATTGACGATGGACTCAGCCGCGAAGGCGGAAATACTTTTGCGTGGAAAACTATCCTCAGGGATATCTTCGTTGAACTCGTCAAAAAATAGGCCGAAAGCACTTTTGTGTTTCATTGTTTTCTCCAGAGCTATTCTTCAGTTGATAAGCAGCACGATCACCATTCCCCAGAGGGTGAGAAGGGTATTGCCCACTGCGTAAGGCACAGTGTAGCCAAGCATGGGGATATCACTCTTGGCTCGCTCCGCGAGCATGGCGGTGGCAGCGGTCGAGGTGCGCGCCCCACCGCAGCAACCAAGGTTGATGGCAGGATCGAAGCGAAAGAGGTACTTACCAACCAGAGGCGCTAGGATCATCGGTCCAGCAG encodes the following:
- a CDS encoding glutamate decarboxylase is translated as MKHKSAFGLFFDEFNEDIPEDSFPRKSISAFAAESIVNSEAWTDAQPTMNLSSFVTTFTEPEALEVLKRNFLKNHIDHDMYPQLFAMENRMVRWLHELWNGPKEAEPYGTATVGSSEACMLAGLAHKWNWRQGREAAGKDGSRPNLVTGGNVQIVWKKFLRYFDVEPRIAPLKPGNYRLTTEHLEELVDENTIAVVAIAGQTFTGEDDDIQEIHDWLDDYEKRTGHNVPMHIDGASGGFVNPFLYPDYEWDFRLPRVQSINASGHKYGLVPPGLGWVIFRDRKVFNEDLVFYVNYLGGEMPTATLNFSRNAAQIAYQYYVFVRLGFEGYKEIMQHTLDNALHLRELLVDSGYFEIMNKTQRIPVVALTLKDEYTNFNEFDVSAKVRERGWVLSAYSMPPDAVNVNSLRIVVRPHLNRNVINSLARDIIQACDWLKAHGGTATPPDLHGHEVATVAKC